The proteins below come from a single Branchiostoma floridae strain S238N-H82 chromosome 5, Bfl_VNyyK, whole genome shotgun sequence genomic window:
- the LOC118416176 gene encoding E3 ubiquitin-protein ligase TRIM62-like has protein sequence MDCDSGMASWNPHPSDGARDTEDLEEKLRQSEELREETARKLEEETQLKVFYQGQVSQLESKLQDHEERLCSLERKMASLLEKPQLQPVVSETDKLAGQDQSKSGDSQGLVNREIKAGETCTFGLDPATIHGKLETQEDSDKGNILIKYNGDQEVVNTLGRFVGKSHTALGDVLVSGGRMYWEVDVHKSNHYRIGEHSLPAFRYEGVATKTVKRDKWIGDTKKSWCIRNNDGEVSARHNYEDCGLPLVRNPPVIGVLLDYDNAKVHFFDADSSKHLHTYEVDVSEPVRPAFQVNEGYVVVDTAVSLAKMEELLAVMDAASDSIPDVKHEASLRKTRFFNDARLTDLSKSLGKEWRQVASCLGLEKVQLDKVEINYPRDHNRQVLEGLSAWRLTMKDDDAMLEELTSCLRKGGRSDMAEKIQEEYEKSENPS, from the exons atggactgtgactCAG GAATGGCTTCCTGGAATCCCCATCCTTCTGATGGTGCACGTGATACTGAAGATTTGGAAGAAAAGCTACGCCAAAGCGAGGAATTAAGAGAAGAAACGGCAAGAAAACTCGAGGAAGAGACTCAGCTGAAAGTCTTCTACCAAGGTCAAGTCAGCCAGTTGGAATCCAAACTTCAAGACCACGAGGAAAGGCTGTGTAGTCTGGAGAGAAAAATGGCCTCGCTACTGGAGAAGCCCCAACTTCAACCGGTGGTGAGCGAAACAGACAAGCTAGCGGGGCAGGATCAGAGCAAGTCCGGAGACTCCCAAGGGTTGGTCAATCGGGAAATAAAAGCTGGCGAAA CATGTACCTTCGGCTTGGATCCTGCGACCATTCATGGCAAGTTAGAGACTCAGGAAGACAGTGATAAGGGGAATATTCTCATCAAATACAACGGAGACCAAGAGGTTGTCAACACCTTGGGTCGGTTTGTGGGGAAGTCCCACACTGCCCTGGGAGATGTACTGGTCAGTGGAGGGAGGATGTACTGGGAAGTGGACGTGCACAAATCCAACCACTACCGCATCGGTGAGCATAGT CTGCCTGCTTTTCGTTATGAAGGCGTGGCTACGAAGACCGTTAAGCGTGACAAGTGGATCGGTGACACCAAGAAGTCCTGGTGCATCAGGAACAACGACGGGGAGGTGTCCGCCCGACACAACTATGAGGACTGTGGTCTGCCGCTGGTCCGGAACCCGCCAGTGATCGGTGTTCTTCTCGACTACGACAACGCGAAG GTCCACTTCTTCGATGCCGACAGTAGTAAACACCTACACACATACGAGGTTGACGTGAGCGAACCCGTTCGTCCGGCGTTCCAAGTAAACGAAGGCTATGTGGTAGTGGATACCGCAGTTTCTCTTGCTAAAATGGAGGAACTTCTAGCTGTCATGGACGCTGCTA GCGACAGTATTCCTGACGTGAAACATGAGGCATCTTTGCGCAAGACTC GTTTCTTCAATGACGCCAGACTGACAGACCTTTCCAAATCCCTCGGTAAAGAGTGGCGGCAGGTCGCCAGCTGCCTCGGTCTGGAAAAGGTTCAGCTAGACAAGGTGGAGATAAATTACCCACGTGACCACAACCGGCAGGTTCTAGAAGGCCTGTCTGCTTGGAGGCTTACTATGAAG GACGATGATGCCATGTTGGAAGAGCTCACATCATGTCTGCGGAAAGGGGGCCGTTCCGACATGGCAGAGAAAATACAAGAGGAATACGAAAAATCTGAAAACCCTTCCTAG